Proteins encoded together in one Roseibacterium elongatum DSM 19469 window:
- a CDS encoding LysR family transcriptional regulator, which translates to MDKLSVMHAFRRIVDRGSFGRAAEDLGVSPALLSREIKLLEESLGTTLLTRTTRSMSLTDAGRLYYDAAAGILDAVTQAETRIRDGAGAVRGRPEGQRAQFVRADGHRAHAARLSGRVSRPAPDPVDG; encoded by the coding sequence ATGGACAAGCTTTCCGTCATGCATGCCTTTCGCCGCATCGTCGACCGCGGCAGCTTTGGGCGCGCGGCCGAGGATCTGGGCGTGTCGCCCGCCTTGCTGAGCCGCGAGATCAAGCTGTTGGAGGAAAGCCTGGGCACGACGCTGCTGACGCGGACGACGCGGTCCATGTCCCTGACCGATGCGGGGCGGCTCTATTATGACGCGGCGGCGGGCATCCTCGACGCGGTGACGCAGGCCGAGACGCGCATTCGCGACGGGGCGGGGGCGGTGCGGGGGCGACCTGAAGGTCAACGCGCCCAGTTCGTTCGGGCAGATGGTCATCGCGCCCATGCTGCCCGCCTTTCTGGACGCGTATCCCGACCTGCGCCTGACCCTGTCGATGGATGA
- a CDS encoding substrate binding domain-containing protein produces MVIAPMLPAFLDAYPDLRLTLSMDDRVVDMVEGGFDLSIRIRPSMPDSALVARKIGTVRQRIFAAPAYLRRVGVPSTPEELQQHRVIGFLLADHLTSWALRGPDGTTPVELDPPVRVGNSLVLRDLLMAGQGIGTLPDFVSAAPEAEGALVRVLPEWALPAPEVFAVTASRLGMDAKVTAFLDHLGAVLRA; encoded by the coding sequence ATGGTCATCGCGCCCATGCTGCCCGCCTTTCTGGACGCGTATCCCGACCTGCGCCTGACCCTGTCGATGGATGACCGGGTGGTCGACATGGTCGAGGGTGGCTTCGACCTGTCGATCCGTATCCGGCCGTCTATGCCCGATTCGGCGCTGGTGGCGCGCAAGATCGGCACGGTCCGGCAACGGATCTTTGCCGCGCCCGCCTATCTGCGGCGCGTCGGGGTGCCATCGACCCCCGAAGAGTTGCAGCAACACCGTGTGATCGGGTTTCTGCTGGCCGACCATCTGACGTCATGGGCCCTGCGCGGGCCGGATGGAACCACCCCGGTCGAGCTCGATCCCCCGGTGCGGGTCGGCAACAGCCTTGTGTTGCGGGACCTGCTGATGGCCGGGCAGGGCATCGGCACCTTGCCGGATTTCGTTTCGGCTGCGCCCGAAGCCGAAGGTGCCCTTGTCCGCGTGCTGCCGGAGTGGGCGTTGCCCGCCCCCGAGGTCTTCGCCGTGACGGCCTCGCGCCTGGGGATGGACGCCAAGGTCACGGCCTTTCTCGACCATCTGGGTGCGGTGCTGCGGGCCTGA
- the wrbA gene encoding NAD(P)H:quinone oxidoreductase translates to MTRILVLYYSSYGHVRALAQAEAEGARSVPGTHVELRRVPETVPEQIRHKAGFAADDTPVASPADLEGYDGLILGTPTLFGMMAGQMKSFLDQAGGLWARNALVGKVAAVFASTGSQHGGHEATLLSSQIPLQHFGMLIAGMPYSFAGQTTAEGIIGGAPYGAGTIAGADGSRAPTETDLAGARFQGAHVARIAARLAGADLSQEAA, encoded by the coding sequence ATGACCCGCATTCTCGTTCTCTACTATTCCAGCTACGGCCATGTCCGCGCCCTGGCGCAGGCCGAGGCCGAGGGCGCGCGCAGCGTGCCAGGCACCCATGTCGAGTTGCGGCGCGTGCCCGAAACCGTCCCCGAGCAGATCCGGCACAAGGCCGGGTTCGCCGCCGACGACACGCCCGTCGCCAGCCCCGCCGATCTGGAGGGGTATGACGGCCTCATCCTCGGCACGCCGACCCTGTTCGGGATGATGGCCGGGCAGATGAAATCCTTTCTCGACCAGGCCGGTGGCCTTTGGGCGCGCAATGCGCTGGTCGGCAAGGTCGCCGCCGTCTTTGCCTCGACCGGGTCGCAGCATGGCGGGCACGAGGCGACGCTGCTGTCCAGCCAGATCCCGCTCCAGCATTTCGGCATGCTGATCGCCGGCATGCCCTACAGCTTTGCCGGGCAGACGACAGCCGAGGGGATCATCGGCGGTGCGCCCTACGGGGCGGGAACCATCGCCGGGGCCGACGGGTCGCGCGCCCCCACCGAGACCGACCTTGCCGGCGCGCGGTTCCAGGGCGCGCATGTCGCGCGCATCGCCGCGCGGCTGGCCGGGGCCGACCTGTCGCAGGAGGCCGCGTGA
- a CDS encoding DsbA family oxidoreductase translates to MPSLTIDFFHDVVCCWCFKVSSRMRDLAVEFDLDIRHRSFVLQASRAEMAARWGTPAQARATILDHWAACRSVSDRPDLVDIDAMRAAPFDYPHGMTAARGCKAAERLAGQGAHWDMFDRSQRAHLSAARNIAEPEVVLEVARDLGFEAAAFATLFDDPATAQAVETDRQLARALQVRSVPTLIIRETGSRLVNGPRADLAAQIRAALRLAA, encoded by the coding sequence ATGCCGTCGCTGACCATCGATTTCTTTCACGACGTCGTGTGCTGCTGGTGCTTCAAAGTCTCGTCGCGGATGCGCGACCTGGCGGTCGAATTCGACCTCGACATCCGGCATCGCAGCTTTGTTCTGCAGGCCAGTCGCGCCGAGATGGCCGCGCGCTGGGGCACCCCGGCACAGGCCCGCGCCACCATTCTGGACCACTGGGCGGCCTGCCGATCCGTCAGCGACCGGCCCGATCTTGTCGATATCGATGCGATGCGGGCCGCCCCGTTCGACTATCCGCACGGCATGACGGCGGCGCGCGGGTGCAAGGCCGCCGAACGGCTGGCAGGTCAGGGCGCCCATTGGGACATGTTCGACCGCTCGCAGCGCGCGCATCTGAGCGCGGCGCGCAATATCGCGGAGCCCGAGGTCGTGCTTGAGGTCGCGCGCGACCTCGGGTTCGAGGCCGCCGCCTTCGCCACGCTGTTCGACGACCCGGCCACCGCGCAGGCGGTCGAAACGGACCGGCAATTGGCCCGCGCGCTTCAGGTCCGCTCGGTCCCCACCCTCATCATCCGCGAAACCGGCAGCCGCCTTGTCAACGGTCCGCGCGCCGATCTTGCCGCGCAGATCCGCGCCGCGCTGCGCCTTGCCGCATGA
- a CDS encoding EamA family transporter yields MSRTTDILLTALAPSVWGSTYLVTTEALPQGYPVTMAALRALPAGLLLLAVTRCLPPRAWLGRAFLLGSFNFALFWVLLFVAAYRLPGGVAATLGSLQAMMVLFMARGWLGTPIRAGAVAAAATGVAGVALLLVGPDAALDPVGVAAGLGGAASMAAGTVLSRKWQPPVSALSFTAWQLTAGGLILLPLALILEPALPPLTGTNLAGLVWLGLVGAAATYALWFRGVARIEPGAVAMLGMMSPVTAVALGWVVLGQALSPLQALGAVVVLGSVWVGQRANRPSAAAGRPRAVTPGAKTA; encoded by the coding sequence ATGTCACGCACGACCGACATCCTTTTGACGGCGCTGGCCCCGTCGGTGTGGGGCAGCACCTATCTGGTCACGACCGAGGCACTGCCCCAGGGCTATCCCGTCACGATGGCCGCGCTGCGCGCCTTGCCGGCGGGGCTGCTGCTGCTGGCGGTGACGCGCTGTCTGCCGCCCCGTGCCTGGCTGGGGCGGGCCTTTCTGCTGGGCAGTTTCAATTTCGCCCTGTTCTGGGTGCTGCTGTTCGTGGCGGCCTACCGGCTGCCGGGCGGTGTCGCGGCCACGTTGGGCTCGTTGCAGGCCATGATGGTCCTTTTCATGGCGCGCGGCTGGCTGGGCACCCCGATCCGCGCAGGGGCCGTGGCGGCCGCCGCGACGGGCGTCGCGGGCGTTGCGTTGCTGCTGGTCGGCCCCGACGCGGCGCTGGACCCCGTGGGGGTTGCGGCGGGCCTTGGCGGGGCGGCGTCCATGGCGGCGGGCACGGTCCTTAGCCGGAAATGGCAGCCGCCTGTCTCGGCCCTCAGCTTCACCGCATGGCAGTTGACGGCGGGCGGTCTGATCCTTTTGCCCCTTGCGCTGATCCTCGAGCCTGCGCTGCCGCCGCTGACGGGCACGAACCTTGCGGGGCTGGTCTGGCTTGGCCTTGTGGGGGCGGCGGCGACCTATGCGCTGTGGTTCCGGGGGGTGGCCCGGATCGAGCCCGGTGCGGTCGCCATGCTGGGCATGATGAGCCCCGTTACCGCCGTGGCGCTGGGCTGGGTGGTGCTGGGCCAAGCGCTGTCGCCCCTGCAGGCGCTGGGCGCGGTGGTCGTGCTGGGCTCGGTCTGGGTGGGCCAGCGCGCCAATCGCCCCTCGGCCGCGGCGGGCCGGCCGCGCGCCGTCACCCCCGGTGCCAAGACCGCCTGA
- a CDS encoding histone deacetylase family protein, which yields MRAFLDPRQARHEPRHFMANGERLPNPEVSQRIEILRAGAEAAGCRFEAPSDAGLGPIAAVHGADYIQFLRNIYTRWRRIDGAGDEVIPNIHPATRTDGYPKSAVGQAGFHQADTACPIAEGTWEAAYWSAQSAIAGADALLEGTRTAYVLSRPPGHHAFADLAGGFCFLNNSAIAAQRLTAAGRRVAILDVDVHHGNGTQGIFYARGDVLTVSIHADPERFYPFFWGYAQERGQGPGLGQNLNLPLPRGTDDQAYLASLEIALERVAAFGADALVVALGLDIHIDDPFQGFAVTTEGLRAIGRRIAQTGLDCLMVQEGGYVSDALGRNLTAFLLGHGDNA from the coding sequence GTGAGAGCGTTTCTGGACCCCCGCCAGGCCCGCCACGAGCCGCGCCATTTCATGGCCAATGGCGAACGCCTGCCAAACCCCGAAGTGTCCCAGCGGATCGAGATCCTGCGCGCCGGGGCCGAGGCTGCGGGGTGTCGCTTCGAGGCCCCGTCAGATGCCGGTCTCGGCCCCATCGCGGCCGTGCATGGCGCGGATTACATCCAGTTCCTGCGCAACATCTACACCCGCTGGCGGCGCATCGACGGCGCGGGGGACGAGGTCATCCCCAACATCCACCCCGCCACCCGCACCGATGGCTACCCGAAATCCGCCGTCGGTCAGGCCGGGTTTCACCAGGCCGACACGGCCTGCCCCATCGCCGAAGGCACGTGGGAGGCCGCCTATTGGTCGGCGCAATCGGCCATCGCCGGGGCCGACGCGCTGTTGGAGGGCACCCGCACCGCCTATGTCCTCAGCCGCCCGCCGGGGCACCACGCCTTTGCGGATCTTGCCGGGGGGTTCTGCTTTCTCAACAACTCCGCCATCGCGGCCCAGCGCCTGACGGCGGCGGGACGGCGCGTCGCGATCCTCGATGTCGATGTGCATCACGGCAATGGAACGCAAGGCATCTTCTACGCGCGCGGCGACGTTCTGACCGTCTCGATCCATGCCGATCCCGAACGCTTCTACCCGTTCTTCTGGGGCTATGCGCAGGAACGCGGCCAGGGGCCCGGCCTCGGCCAGAACCTGAACCTGCCCTTACCGCGCGGCACCGATGACCAAGCCTATCTCGCCAGCCTCGAGATCGCGTTGGAACGGGTCGCGGCGTTCGGGGCAGATGCGCTGGTCGTGGCGCTGGGTCTCGACATCCATATCGACGACCCGTTCCAGGGTTTCGCGGTGACGACAGAGGGCTTGCGCGCGATCGGTCGCCGGATCGCGCAAACCGGGCTGGACTGCCTGATGGTTCAGGAGGGCGGCTATGTCTCTGACGCGCTGGGGCGTAACCTGACGGCGTTCTTGTTGGGACATGGGGACAACGCCTGA
- a CDS encoding GNAT family N-acetyltransferase, giving the protein MPDPITIRTAQKDDLSHLDGALRTLAEDLGDPYPTDIATLERAAFGACPSIRAQLALAVAGPCVGIALASPLFSTMKGGTGVFVSDLWVSSGARGRGLGPRLLSAALRDATRSWGRPLFLRLMVHDSNADARRFYGRMGFDAFRGMDLVTLEGEALTNLEDLP; this is encoded by the coding sequence ATGCCCGACCCGATCACGATCCGCACCGCGCAGAAAGACGACCTGTCCCATCTCGACGGTGCGTTGCGGACGCTGGCCGAAGACCTCGGCGATCCGTATCCCACCGACATCGCGACGCTGGAGCGCGCCGCCTTCGGCGCCTGCCCCTCGATCCGCGCGCAATTGGCCCTGGCCGTGGCCGGGCCCTGTGTCGGCATCGCGCTGGCCTCGCCGCTCTTCTCGACGATGAAGGGCGGCACCGGCGTCTTCGTGTCGGATCTCTGGGTATCCTCCGGGGCGCGGGGGCGCGGCCTTGGCCCGCGCCTTCTGTCCGCCGCCCTGCGCGACGCCACCCGGTCCTGGGGCCGGCCCTTGTTCCTGCGCCTCATGGTCCATGACAGCAACGCCGATGCCCGCCGGTTCTATGGCCGGATGGGGTTCGACGCCTTTCGGGGCATGGACCTCGTGACCCTCGAAGGGGAGGCCCTGACCAATCTGGAGGATTTGCCGTGA